The following coding sequences lie in one Ostrea edulis chromosome 8, xbOstEdul1.1, whole genome shotgun sequence genomic window:
- the LOC125661073 gene encoding uncharacterized protein LOC125661073: protein MHPRRSAQEVLLCNLCETVPLQSRCEVCNINLCVNCVGKHLSDSSKQHHVMPYLQRKSTPNYPKCPKHANEHCKHHCEDCDISVCITCVSSGKHKGHKLSEFLEKLNSKTQSLQKDLEELETRIYPRYEEMASDVQTEKVEIETNYGKLTTTAEQEGDILHREISTIVNQRKSAIQEMKNKHLSTLNKNTEQITQKMAELKQIMSDLKSILKANDVSLTSTYKSRNSEFRTLPPKVRATLPSFTPQKINKDQLNEMFGSLSPLSINTGHGDTMKSAEAVSSAPVKPLLDEPRLTATIDTGYDYLYSVSCLSEDQVWTRGDNNTMKLLNLQSKLLTSIQTKSGNEPLDIAVTRDGDLVYTDYCNNTVNLIKNKKIQTVITLQGWIPRCICCTAGNDLLVTMDSDDREQYKVVSYSGCAEKQSIQFDDQGRPLYSSGYNTKYISENRNLDICVADCRARAVVVVNQSGKLRFRYTGHPSNTEQSFSPAGITTDSQSHILTADNHRIHILDQDGQFLRYIHCGLDYPWGLCVDIGDNLFVAEWVTAKVKKIQYL from the coding sequence ATgcatccccggcgcagtgctCAGGAAGTCCTACTGTGTAATCTCTGTGAGactgtccccctacagagtcGTTGTGAagtttgtaatataaatctctgtgtTAACTGTGTAGGAAAACACCTCTCGGACTCCTCTAAACAACACCATGTTATGCCCtatttacaaagaaagtctaCTCCGAACTACCCGAAATGTCCGAAACACGCCAATGAACACTGTAAACATCACTGTGAGGACTGTGACATTTCTGTTTGTATTACCTGCGTCTCCTCCGGTAAACACAAAGGTCACAAGTTATCAGAATTTCTGGAAAAACTCAACTCCAAAACACAAAGTTTGCAAAAAGATTTAGAGGAACTCGAGACCAGAATTTATCcgcgatatgaagaaatggcgtcCGATGTCCAAACTGAAAAAGTCGAAATAGAAACGAATTACGGGAAATTGACCACAACTGCCGAGCAAGAAGGTGACATCTTACACCGGGAGATCTCCACCATTGTCAATCAGCGGAAATCTGCCATTcaggagatgaaaaacaaacacctatctaccctgaataaaaatacagaacaaatcacacagaaaatggcggaactcaaacagatcatgtccgacttgaaatcaatcctaaaaGCAAATGACGTttccttaacctctacttacaaatctaggaattccgaatttagaacattaccgcctaaagtTCGAGCTACATTGCCGAGTTTTactcctcagaaaataaacaaagatcaactcaatgaaatgtttggttctctgtcgccattatccattaacacaggacatggcgacacaatgaagtcagcagaagctgtatcgtctgctccagtcaaaccactgctggATGAGCCGCGcctcaccgccaccatagacactgggtatgaCTATctatacagtgttagctgtctgagtgaagatcaagtctggacacgcGGGGATAACAACaccatgaagctgctcaacctccagagtaaactactgacatcaatacaaaccaagtcagggaacgAACCActggacatagcagtgacacgggacggagatcttgtttatactgactattGTAATAACACCGTgaacttaattaagaataaaaagatacagaccgtgatcacactacaggggtggataCCTCGCTGTATCTGCTGTACCGCGGgtaacgacctcctggttaccatggacAGTGATGATAGAGAACAATACAAAGTCGTAAGTTACTCCGGCTGCgcagagaaacaaagcattcagtttgatgatcagggtcgtcctctctattcatctgGTTATAACACTAAATACATCAGTGAGAataggaacctggatatctgtgttgCTGACTGTAGAGCTagagcagtagtggtggtcaatcagtcaggaaaactccgatttagatacactggtcatccctctaataccgagCAATCATTTAGTCCAGCCGGCATCACTActgacagccagagtcacatcctgacagcagacaatcaccgtatccacatcctagatcaggacggacagttcctccgttacattcactgtggcTTAGACTATCCatggggtttatgtgtggacatcggagacaacctctttgtggctgagtggGTCAcagctaaagtgaagaaaatccaatatctataa